From a region of the Falco peregrinus isolate bFalPer1 chromosome 5, bFalPer1.pri, whole genome shotgun sequence genome:
- the RBBP6 gene encoding E3 ubiquitin-protein ligase RBBP6 isoform X1, with amino-acid sequence MSCVHYKFSSKLNYDTVTFDGLHISLCDLKRQIMGREKLKAADCDLQITNAQTKEEYTDDNALIPKNSSVIVRRIPIGGVKATSKTYVMTPKSHKILETAFRSRTEPVSGTSKAIDDSSASISLAQLTKTANLAEANASEEDKIKAMMTQSGHEYDPINYMKKPLGPPPPSYTCFRCGKPGHYIKNCPTNGDKNFESVPRIKKSTGIPRSFMMEVKDPNTKGAMLTNTGKYAIPTIDAEAYAIGKKEKPPFLPEEPSSSSEEDDPIPDELLCLICKDIMTDAVVIPCCGNSYCDECIRTALLESEEHTCPTCHQTDVSPDALIANKFLRQAVNNFKNETGYTKRLRKQIQQQQQQQLPPPPPPPPLMRQTITRNLQPLLRPAISRQQDPLMIPLASLASRSALSSLGPGQSSVAAGLPVNPSSVVVSDLPPAVSLSLRGEKPDGPFRDADAVIPPAALVTAAELSKSSSLSISSLLEEKGYQVPVLRQPALPSLLGPQGQSIPTTGHPMRAGTIRSAGGRPGWELSSNRGRPHGDRTQRTQAPTLPASTPVFVPVPPPPLYPPPPHALPLPPGVPPPQFPPQFPPGQPPSAGYSVPPPGYPPAPANMSSAWVPTAVPTAHSNTIPTTQAPPLSREEFYREQRRLKEEEKKKSKLDEFTNDFAKELMEYKKIQKERRRSFSRSKSPYSASSYSRSSYTYSKSRSGSSRSRSYSRSFSRSHSRSYSRSPPYQRRGKGKSRNYRSRSRSHGYHRSRSRSPPYRRYHSRSRSPVFRSQSPTKRTIPQGEGEREYFNRYREVPPYDMKAYYGRSVDFRDPFEKERYREWERNYREWYEKFYKGYAVGAQPRPPVNRENFSPDRFGPPGTRRENSPYARGRREDYPGGQSHRNRSIAGNYPEKPSGRESHGIKDPTKSKEKEVENPLGDGKGNKHKKHRKRRKGDENEGFPNTELLESARKSREPVTTEDVKTDSLFMLPSRDDATPVRDEPMEADSIAFKPVSEKEKKEKDKPKAKIDKTKRKVEVAVPAKKDNIAKPAKASQEKVDTDREKSPRTEVPVKKVKEELPKTDSVKTSSSQKDEKALGTPRKVHPKVMKDHPETRPAKEEKAKKDHPKETKSEKPSNKEDKSKKPAEKSKQSDAKPEKRKRKADEKVDKEHEASSIKASKPETAESKTSPKGKTEADGEKGERTPEKDKSAFLNNPAKKIKLNRETGKKIVSGENVPPAKEPVEKPEPSSSKVKQEKSKGKVRRKVTAADGSSSTLVDYTSTSSTGGSPVRKPEEKPDTKRTVIKTMEEYNNDITAPAEDVIIMIQVPQSKWDKDDFESEEEDIKSTQVPANVGKPASVIKNVSAKPANPIKHNEKETEPLEKTQKTTKEVSYESSQHDAKSSKSSLSNEKGKTKDRDHSLSDKDTSEKRKSSVQPEKDHSERPTEQGNGKNVSQSSKDSRSSEKHDAGRGSAGKDFTPNREKKSDHEGNRDHSSSKRRDEKSELARRKDSPSRNRESTSVQKSKPRDERAEPSKKGAGDAKRSSYSPPRERKQSDHKAAHDSKRTVEEHKPLDKNSGKEKEKHVPEVKSNKEKEPGGNKPPLKQESPDVKNEKENVTGQTDKSVAKPKPQVSSSSRLSSDLTRETDEAAFVPDYNESDSESNVSAKDEEAAGKNPKEAKEKAVEKVKEETAAPAAVDQPEASRSQGQSSPSVSRSRSQSPSESQTRSHSSSASSGESQDSKKKKKKKEKKKHKKHKKHKKHKKHIGNETELEKSQKHKHKKKKSKKSKDKEKDDQKVKSVTT; translated from the exons aatacacagatgaTAACGCCCTGATTCCCAAGAACTCATCGGTAATTGTTAGAAGAATCCCTATCGGAGGAGTTAAAGCTACCAGCAAAACATATGTTAT gaCTCCTAAATCGCACAAAATCCTAGAAACTGCTTTCAG aaGTCGAACTGAGCCAGTGAGTGGAACGTCAAAAGCA ATTGATGACTCTTCTGCATCTATTTCTCTGGCCCAGCTTACTAag ACTGCCAATCTGGCTGAAGCCAATGCTTCCgaggaagataaaataaaagctatgaTGACACAGTCTGGCCATGAATATGATCCAATCAA TTACATGAAGAAACCCTTGGGTCCACCTCCACCATCATATACTTGCTTTCGTTGTGGAAAACCTGGCCACTACATAAAGAACTGTCCAACAAATGGG GACAAAAATTTTGAGTCTGTTCCCAGAATTAAAAAGAGCACAGGAATCCCAAGGAGTTTCATGATGGAAGTGAAAGATCCAAATACAAAGGGTGCTATGTTGACAAACACTGGGAAATACGCAATACCAACTATTGATGC GGAAGCTTATGCTATAGGAAAGAAGGAGAAGCCTCCCTTTTTACCGGAGGAgccatcctcctcctcagaAGAAGATGATCCTATTCCAGATGAGTTGCTATGTCTCATTTGTAAAGATATAATGACTGATGCAGTTGTTATTCCCTGCTGTGGAAACAGTTACTGTGACGAAT GTATTAGAACAGCATTACTGGAATCTGAGGAACATACATGCCCAACGTGTCATCAAACTGATGTTTCTCCTGATGCTTTAATTGCCAACAAGTTCCTACGCCAG GCTGTGAACAACTTCAAAAATGAAACTGGCTACACAAAAAGGCTGCGTAAGCAGatccagcagcaacagcagcagcagctgccaccgccaccacctccaccaccacTAATGAGACAAACAATAACACGCAACCTGCAGCCTCTACTCCGGCCAGCAATTTCCAGACAGCAGGATCCACTAATGATTCCATTAGCTTCTCTGGCTTCTCGTTCTGCTTTGTCATCCTTGGGCCCTGGTCAGTCATctgtggcagctgggctgccagTAAATCCGTCTTCTGTCGTCGTCTCTGATCTCCCTCCAGCAGTGTCCCTATCTCTGCGTGGTGAAAAGCCAGATGGACCTTTTCG tGATGCCGATGCTGTTAtacctcctgctgctctggtgACTGCTGCTGAACTCTCTAAATCTTCATCCCTGTCAATCAGCAGCTTGTTGGAAGAGAAg GGCTATCAGGTTCCTGTACTAAGACAGCCAGCGTTACCAAGTCTTTTGGGCCCTCAAGGACAATCAATACCCACAACTG GTCATCCGATGAGAGCTGGTACCATTCGCTCAGCAGGTGGCAGACCAGGCTGGGAACT AAGTTCAAATCGAGGACGCCCACACGGTGACCGTACCCAAAGGACTCAGGCCCCAACACTACCAGCATCAACACCAGTCTTTGTGCCTGTGCCTCCACCTCCCTTGTATCCTCCGCCACCCCatgctcttcctcttcctccgGGGGTGCCACCACCACAGTTTCCTCCTCAGTTTCCACCTGGTCAGCCTCCATCTGCTGGGTACAGTGTCCCCCCTCCAGGATaccccccagctcctgcaaatATGTCGTCAGCCTGGGTACCAACAGCAGTACCGACGGCTCATTCAAATACCATCCCAACGACGCAGGCACCTCCTTTATCTAGGGAGGAGTTTTACAGAGAACAGCGGAGACTTAAAGAGGA ggaaaagaaaaagtccaAACTTGATGAGTTTACAAATGATTTTGCTAAGGAATTGATGGAATATAAAAAGATTCAAAAGGAGCGTAGGCGTTCGTTTTCCAG gtccaAGTCTCCTTATAGTGCTTCATCTTACTCTAGAAGTTCATATACCTACTCCAAATCAAGATCAGGTTCTTCCCGCTCTCGCTCCTACTCTCGGTCATTTAGTCGTTCCCATTCTCGTTCCTACTCACGATCACCGCCGTATCAAAGAAGAGGCAAAGGGAAGAGCCGTAATTATCGTTCTAGGTCGAGGTCACATGGTTATCACCGTTCAAGGTCACGGTCACCCCCATATAGACGATACCATTCACGGTCAAGGTCTCCTGTATTTAGAAGCCAGTCTCCCACTAAACGGACTATACCtcaaggggaaggagaaagggagtATTTTAACAGGTACAGAGAAGTTCCACCATATGATATGAAAGCTTACTATGGCAGATCTGTTGACTTTAGAGAtccatttgaaaaggaaagatacAGAGAATGGGAAAGGAACTATAGAGAATGGTATGAGAAGTTTTACAAGGGCTATGCTGTTGGCGCTCAACCTCGACCTCCAGTAAACAGAGAGAACTTTTCTCCAGATAGGTTTGGTCCACCTGGAACCAGACGAGAGAATTCACCATATGCTCGGGGACGTAGGGAGGATTATCCTGGTGGGCAGAGCCACAGAAATCGTAGTATAGCTGGAAATTACCCTGAAAAGCCTTCTGGAAGAGAGAGCCATGGCATCAAGGATCCTACGAAATCAAAAGAGAAGGAGGTGGAAAATCCACTGGGAGATGgcaaaggaaataaacataaaaaacacCGGAAGAGACGAAAAGGGGATGAGAATGAAGGATTTCCCAATACTGAGCTGTTAGAAAGTGCGAGAAAATCAAGAGAGCCAGTTACAACAGAGGATGTTAAAACGGACTCTCTGTTCATGCTCCCAAGCAGAGATGATGCTACCCCTGTGAGAGATGAGCCCATGGAAGCAGACTCTATTGCTTTCAAACCGGTGtctgagaaggagaaaaaagagaaggataAGCCAAAAGCCAAAATTGACAAGACAAAGCGGAAAGTTGAAGTGGCTGTTCCTGCTAAGAAAGACAATATAGCAAAACCAGCTAAAGCTTCCCAAGAGAAGGTGGACACCGATCGTGAAAAATCTCCTCGAACAGAAGTTCCTGTGAAAAAAGTGAAGGAGGAGTTGCCAAAGACAGACAGTGTTAAAACATCTTCCTCTCAAAAGGATGAGAAAGCTCTTGGTACCCCACGGAAAGTTCACCCAAAAGTGATGAAAGATCACCCAGAAACCAGACCAGCCaaggaggaaaaggcaaagaaagacCATCCAAAAGAAACCAAGTCAGAGAAGCCCTCCAACAAAGAGGACAAgtcaaaaaaacctgctgaaaaaagcaaacagtctgatgcaaaacctgaaaaaagaaaaagaaaagcagatgaaaaggTTGATAAGGAACACGAAGCCTCTTCCATAAAGGCTTCTAAACCAGAAACTGCTGAATCGAAAACATCACCGAAGGGAAAGACTGAGGCTGATGGTGAAAAAGGAGAGCGAACTCCAGAAAAGgataaatctgcttttcttaacAACCCGGCAAAAAAGATTAAACTTAACAGAGAAACTGGCAAAAAGATTGTAAGTGGAGAAAATGTACCACCTGCAAAAGAACCTGTTGAGAAACCTgagccaagcagcagcaaagttaaacaagaaaaatcaaagggaaaagtgagaagaaaagtaACAGCAGCTGATGGATCTAGTTCAACTCTTGTAGATTACACCAG caCTAGTTCTACTGGAGGAAGCCCTGTTagaaagcctgaagaaaagCCAGATACAAAACGAACTGTCATTAAGACCATGGAGGAATATAATAATGATATAACAGCCCCTGCTGAAGATGTCATTATTATGATCCAGGTCCCTCAGTCAAAGTGGGATAAAGATGACTTTGAGTCTGAAGAGGAGGACATTAAATCTACCCAGGTGCCCGCAAACGTAGGAAAACCTGCTAGTGTTATAAAAAATGTGAGTGCTAAGCCAGCAAACCCTataaaacacaatgaaaaagaGACAGAGCCTttggagaaaacacagaagactACAAAAGAGGTGAGTTATGAAAGCTCCCAGCATGATGCAAAAAGTTCAAAAAGTTCGCTGTcgaatgaaaaaggaaaaaccaaagACAGAGATCATTCTTTGTCGGACAAGGATACTTCtgagaagagaaagagcagTGTTCAGCCAGAAAAAGACCACTCAGAACGTCCAACTGaacaaggaaatggaaaaaatgtttctcaatCTTCCAAAGACAGCAGGTCTTCAGAGAAACACGATGCTGGCCGTGGATCTGCTGGTAAAGACTTTACTCctaacagagagaaaaaatctgACCATGAAGGCAACAGAGATCATTCTAGTTCTAAGCGTAGAGATGAAAAGAGTGAATTAGCAAGGAGAAAAGACTCCCCTTCTCGAAACAGAGAATCAACATCGGTACAGAAAAGCAAGCCAAGAGACGAACGAGCAGAGCCATCCAAAAAGGGTGCTGGAGATGCCAAAAGGAGCAGCTACAGTCCTCCACGTGAGCGGAAGCAGTCTGATCACAAAGCTGCTCACGATTCCAAGCGTACAGTGGAGGAACACAAGCCTCTAGataaaaattcaggaaaagagaaggagaaacatGTACCAGAAGTAAAGAGCAATAAAGAGAAAGAGCCAGGTGGTAATAAACCCCCATTAAAACAAGAATCACCAGAtgtaaaaaatgagaaagagaatGTGACTGGACAAACTGATAAAAGCGTTGCCAAGCCGAAGCCTCAGGTAAGCAGCTCCTCACGGCTCTCCTCTGATCTAACTCGAGAGACTGACGAGGCTGCATTTGTACCAGACTACAATGAAAGTGACAGTGAGAGTAATGTATCTGCAAAAGATGaggaagctgcaggaaaaaatcccaaggaagcaaaagaaaaggctgttgAGAAGGTGAAAGAGGAaacagcagcacctgctgcagTTGACCAGCCTGAGGCAAGCAGAAGTCAAGGTCAGAGCAGTCCCAGCGTTAGCCGCAGCCGTAGTCAAAGCCCTTCCGAGAGTCAGACTCgaagccacagcagcagtgccagctcaGGAGAGAGtcaagacagcaagaaaaagaaaaagaaaaaagagaagaagaagcACAAGAAGCATAAGAAACACAAGAAGCATAAGAAACACATTGGAAATGAAACGGAATTGGAAAAGAgccaaaaacacaaacacaagaagaaaaaatcgAAGAAGAGCAAAGATAAAGAGAAAGATGACCAAAAAGTGAAATCTGTCACTACATAG
- the RBBP6 gene encoding E3 ubiquitin-protein ligase RBBP6 isoform X5, translated as MSCVHYKFSSKLNYDTVTFDGLHISLCDLKRQIMGREKLKAADCDLQITNAQTKEEYTDDNALIPKNSSVIVRRIPIGGVKATSKTYVMTPKSHKILETAFRSRTEPVSGTSKAIDDSSASISLAQLTKTANLAEANASEEDKIKAMMTQSGHEYDPINYMKKPLGPPPPSYTCFRCGKPGHYIKNCPTNGDKNFESVPRIKKSTGIPRSFMMEVKDPNTKGAMLTNTGKYAIPTIDAEAYAIGKKEKPPFLPEEPSSSSEEDDPIPDELLCLICKDIMTDAVVIPCCGNSYCDECIRTALLESEEHTCPTCHQTDVSPDALIANKFLRQAVNNFKNETGYTKRLRKQIQQQQQQQLPPPPPPPPLMRQTITRNLQPLLRPAISRQQDPLMIPLASLASRSALSSLGPGQSSVAAGLPVNPSSVVVSDLPPAVSLSLRGEKPDGPFRDADAVIPPAALVTAAELSKSSSLSISSLLEEKGYQVPVLRQPALPSLLGPQGQSIPTTGHPMRAGTIRSAGGRPGWELSSNRGRPHGDRTQRTQAPTLPASTPVFVPVPPPPLYPPPPHALPLPPGVPPPQFPPQFPPGQPPSAGYSVPPPGYPPAPANMSSAWVPTAVPTAHSNTIPTTQAPPLSREEFYREQRRLKEESKSPYSASSYSRSSYTYSKSRSGSSRSRSYSRSFSRSHSRSYSRSPPYQRRGKGKSRNYRSRSRSHGYHRSRSRSPPYRRYHSRSRSPVFRSQSPTKRTIPQGEGEREYFNRYREVPPYDMKAYYGRSVDFRDPFEKERYREWERNYREWYEKFYKGYAVGAQPRPPVNRENFSPDRFGPPGTRRENSPYARGRREDYPGGQSHRNRSIAGNYPEKPSGRESHGIKDPTKSKEKEVENPLGDGKGNKHKKHRKRRKGDENEGFPNTELLESARKSREPVTTEDVKTDSLFMLPSRDDATPVRDEPMEADSIAFKPVSEKEKKEKDKPKAKIDKTKRKVEVAVPAKKDNIAKPAKASQEKVDTDREKSPRTEVPVKKVKEELPKTDSVKTSSSQKDEKALGTPRKVHPKVMKDHPETRPAKEEKAKKDHPKETKSEKPSNKEDKSKKPAEKSKQSDAKPEKRKRKADEKVDKEHEASSIKASKPETAESKTSPKGKTEADGEKGERTPEKDKSAFLNNPAKKIKLNRETGKKIVSGENVPPAKEPVEKPEPSSSKVKQEKSKGKVRRKVTAADGSSSTLVDYTSTSSTGGSPVRKPEEKPDTKRTVIKTMEEYNNDITAPAEDVIIMIQVPQSKWDKDDFESEEEDIKSTQVPANVGKPASVIKNVSAKPANPIKHNEKETEPLEKTQKTTKEVSYESSQHDAKSSKSSLSNEKGKTKDRDHSLSDKDTSEKRKSSVQPEKDHSERPTEQGNGKNVSQSSKDSRSSEKHDAGRGSAGKDFTPNREKKSDHEGNRDHSSSKRRDEKSELARRKDSPSRNRESTSVQKSKPRDERAEPSKKGAGDAKRSSYSPPRERKQSDHKAAHDSKRTVEEHKPLDKNSGKEKEKHVPEVKSNKEKEPGGNKPPLKQESPDVKNEKENVTGQTDKSVAKPKPQVSSSSRLSSDLTRETDEAAFVPDYNESDSESNVSAKDEEAAGKNPKEAKEKAVEKVKEETAAPAAVDQPEASRSQGQSSPSVSRSRSQSPSESQTRSHSSSASSGESQDSKKKKKKKEKKKHKKHKKHKKHKKHIGNETELEKSQKHKHKKKKSKKSKDKEKDDQKVKSVTT; from the exons aatacacagatgaTAACGCCCTGATTCCCAAGAACTCATCGGTAATTGTTAGAAGAATCCCTATCGGAGGAGTTAAAGCTACCAGCAAAACATATGTTAT gaCTCCTAAATCGCACAAAATCCTAGAAACTGCTTTCAG aaGTCGAACTGAGCCAGTGAGTGGAACGTCAAAAGCA ATTGATGACTCTTCTGCATCTATTTCTCTGGCCCAGCTTACTAag ACTGCCAATCTGGCTGAAGCCAATGCTTCCgaggaagataaaataaaagctatgaTGACACAGTCTGGCCATGAATATGATCCAATCAA TTACATGAAGAAACCCTTGGGTCCACCTCCACCATCATATACTTGCTTTCGTTGTGGAAAACCTGGCCACTACATAAAGAACTGTCCAACAAATGGG GACAAAAATTTTGAGTCTGTTCCCAGAATTAAAAAGAGCACAGGAATCCCAAGGAGTTTCATGATGGAAGTGAAAGATCCAAATACAAAGGGTGCTATGTTGACAAACACTGGGAAATACGCAATACCAACTATTGATGC GGAAGCTTATGCTATAGGAAAGAAGGAGAAGCCTCCCTTTTTACCGGAGGAgccatcctcctcctcagaAGAAGATGATCCTATTCCAGATGAGTTGCTATGTCTCATTTGTAAAGATATAATGACTGATGCAGTTGTTATTCCCTGCTGTGGAAACAGTTACTGTGACGAAT GTATTAGAACAGCATTACTGGAATCTGAGGAACATACATGCCCAACGTGTCATCAAACTGATGTTTCTCCTGATGCTTTAATTGCCAACAAGTTCCTACGCCAG GCTGTGAACAACTTCAAAAATGAAACTGGCTACACAAAAAGGCTGCGTAAGCAGatccagcagcaacagcagcagcagctgccaccgccaccacctccaccaccacTAATGAGACAAACAATAACACGCAACCTGCAGCCTCTACTCCGGCCAGCAATTTCCAGACAGCAGGATCCACTAATGATTCCATTAGCTTCTCTGGCTTCTCGTTCTGCTTTGTCATCCTTGGGCCCTGGTCAGTCATctgtggcagctgggctgccagTAAATCCGTCTTCTGTCGTCGTCTCTGATCTCCCTCCAGCAGTGTCCCTATCTCTGCGTGGTGAAAAGCCAGATGGACCTTTTCG tGATGCCGATGCTGTTAtacctcctgctgctctggtgACTGCTGCTGAACTCTCTAAATCTTCATCCCTGTCAATCAGCAGCTTGTTGGAAGAGAAg GGCTATCAGGTTCCTGTACTAAGACAGCCAGCGTTACCAAGTCTTTTGGGCCCTCAAGGACAATCAATACCCACAACTG GTCATCCGATGAGAGCTGGTACCATTCGCTCAGCAGGTGGCAGACCAGGCTGGGAACT AAGTTCAAATCGAGGACGCCCACACGGTGACCGTACCCAAAGGACTCAGGCCCCAACACTACCAGCATCAACACCAGTCTTTGTGCCTGTGCCTCCACCTCCCTTGTATCCTCCGCCACCCCatgctcttcctcttcctccgGGGGTGCCACCACCACAGTTTCCTCCTCAGTTTCCACCTGGTCAGCCTCCATCTGCTGGGTACAGTGTCCCCCCTCCAGGATaccccccagctcctgcaaatATGTCGTCAGCCTGGGTACCAACAGCAGTACCGACGGCTCATTCAAATACCATCCCAACGACGCAGGCACCTCCTTTATCTAGGGAGGAGTTTTACAGAGAACAGCGGAGACTTAAAGAGGA gtccaAGTCTCCTTATAGTGCTTCATCTTACTCTAGAAGTTCATATACCTACTCCAAATCAAGATCAGGTTCTTCCCGCTCTCGCTCCTACTCTCGGTCATTTAGTCGTTCCCATTCTCGTTCCTACTCACGATCACCGCCGTATCAAAGAAGAGGCAAAGGGAAGAGCCGTAATTATCGTTCTAGGTCGAGGTCACATGGTTATCACCGTTCAAGGTCACGGTCACCCCCATATAGACGATACCATTCACGGTCAAGGTCTCCTGTATTTAGAAGCCAGTCTCCCACTAAACGGACTATACCtcaaggggaaggagaaagggagtATTTTAACAGGTACAGAGAAGTTCCACCATATGATATGAAAGCTTACTATGGCAGATCTGTTGACTTTAGAGAtccatttgaaaaggaaagatacAGAGAATGGGAAAGGAACTATAGAGAATGGTATGAGAAGTTTTACAAGGGCTATGCTGTTGGCGCTCAACCTCGACCTCCAGTAAACAGAGAGAACTTTTCTCCAGATAGGTTTGGTCCACCTGGAACCAGACGAGAGAATTCACCATATGCTCGGGGACGTAGGGAGGATTATCCTGGTGGGCAGAGCCACAGAAATCGTAGTATAGCTGGAAATTACCCTGAAAAGCCTTCTGGAAGAGAGAGCCATGGCATCAAGGATCCTACGAAATCAAAAGAGAAGGAGGTGGAAAATCCACTGGGAGATGgcaaaggaaataaacataaaaaacacCGGAAGAGACGAAAAGGGGATGAGAATGAAGGATTTCCCAATACTGAGCTGTTAGAAAGTGCGAGAAAATCAAGAGAGCCAGTTACAACAGAGGATGTTAAAACGGACTCTCTGTTCATGCTCCCAAGCAGAGATGATGCTACCCCTGTGAGAGATGAGCCCATGGAAGCAGACTCTATTGCTTTCAAACCGGTGtctgagaaggagaaaaaagagaaggataAGCCAAAAGCCAAAATTGACAAGACAAAGCGGAAAGTTGAAGTGGCTGTTCCTGCTAAGAAAGACAATATAGCAAAACCAGCTAAAGCTTCCCAAGAGAAGGTGGACACCGATCGTGAAAAATCTCCTCGAACAGAAGTTCCTGTGAAAAAAGTGAAGGAGGAGTTGCCAAAGACAGACAGTGTTAAAACATCTTCCTCTCAAAAGGATGAGAAAGCTCTTGGTACCCCACGGAAAGTTCACCCAAAAGTGATGAAAGATCACCCAGAAACCAGACCAGCCaaggaggaaaaggcaaagaaagacCATCCAAAAGAAACCAAGTCAGAGAAGCCCTCCAACAAAGAGGACAAgtcaaaaaaacctgctgaaaaaagcaaacagtctgatgcaaaacctgaaaaaagaaaaagaaaagcagatgaaaaggTTGATAAGGAACACGAAGCCTCTTCCATAAAGGCTTCTAAACCAGAAACTGCTGAATCGAAAACATCACCGAAGGGAAAGACTGAGGCTGATGGTGAAAAAGGAGAGCGAACTCCAGAAAAGgataaatctgcttttcttaacAACCCGGCAAAAAAGATTAAACTTAACAGAGAAACTGGCAAAAAGATTGTAAGTGGAGAAAATGTACCACCTGCAAAAGAACCTGTTGAGAAACCTgagccaagcagcagcaaagttaaacaagaaaaatcaaagggaaaagtgagaagaaaagtaACAGCAGCTGATGGATCTAGTTCAACTCTTGTAGATTACACCAG caCTAGTTCTACTGGAGGAAGCCCTGTTagaaagcctgaagaaaagCCAGATACAAAACGAACTGTCATTAAGACCATGGAGGAATATAATAATGATATAACAGCCCCTGCTGAAGATGTCATTATTATGATCCAGGTCCCTCAGTCAAAGTGGGATAAAGATGACTTTGAGTCTGAAGAGGAGGACATTAAATCTACCCAGGTGCCCGCAAACGTAGGAAAACCTGCTAGTGTTATAAAAAATGTGAGTGCTAAGCCAGCAAACCCTataaaacacaatgaaaaagaGACAGAGCCTttggagaaaacacagaagactACAAAAGAGGTGAGTTATGAAAGCTCCCAGCATGATGCAAAAAGTTCAAAAAGTTCGCTGTcgaatgaaaaaggaaaaaccaaagACAGAGATCATTCTTTGTCGGACAAGGATACTTCtgagaagagaaagagcagTGTTCAGCCAGAAAAAGACCACTCAGAACGTCCAACTGaacaaggaaatggaaaaaatgtttctcaatCTTCCAAAGACAGCAGGTCTTCAGAGAAACACGATGCTGGCCGTGGATCTGCTGGTAAAGACTTTACTCctaacagagagaaaaaatctgACCATGAAGGCAACAGAGATCATTCTAGTTCTAAGCGTAGAGATGAAAAGAGTGAATTAGCAAGGAGAAAAGACTCCCCTTCTCGAAACAGAGAATCAACATCGGTACAGAAAAGCAAGCCAAGAGACGAACGAGCAGAGCCATCCAAAAAGGGTGCTGGAGATGCCAAAAGGAGCAGCTACAGTCCTCCACGTGAGCGGAAGCAGTCTGATCACAAAGCTGCTCACGATTCCAAGCGTACAGTGGAGGAACACAAGCCTCTAGataaaaattcaggaaaagagaaggagaaacatGTACCAGAAGTAAAGAGCAATAAAGAGAAAGAGCCAGGTGGTAATAAACCCCCATTAAAACAAGAATCACCAGAtgtaaaaaatgagaaagagaatGTGACTGGACAAACTGATAAAAGCGTTGCCAAGCCGAAGCCTCAGGTAAGCAGCTCCTCACGGCTCTCCTCTGATCTAACTCGAGAGACTGACGAGGCTGCATTTGTACCAGACTACAATGAAAGTGACAGTGAGAGTAATGTATCTGCAAAAGATGaggaagctgcaggaaaaaatcccaaggaagcaaaagaaaaggctgttgAGAAGGTGAAAGAGGAaacagcagcacctgctgcagTTGACCAGCCTGAGGCAAGCAGAAGTCAAGGTCAGAGCAGTCCCAGCGTTAGCCGCAGCCGTAGTCAAAGCCCTTCCGAGAGTCAGACTCgaagccacagcagcagtgccagctcaGGAGAGAGtcaagacagcaagaaaaagaaaaagaaaaaagagaagaagaagcACAAGAAGCATAAGAAACACAAGAAGCATAAGAAACACATTGGAAATGAAACGGAATTGGAAAAGAgccaaaaacacaaacacaagaagaaaaaatcgAAGAAGAGCAAAGATAAAGAGAAAGATGACCAAAAAGTGAAATCTGTCACTACATAG